From the Labrus mixtus chromosome 17, fLabMix1.1, whole genome shotgun sequence genome, one window contains:
- the thap1 gene encoding THAP domain-containing protein 1 — translation MVQTCSAYGCKNRYNKDKDISFHKFPLARPDVCGKWVAAMRRNNFKPTKYSNICSQHFTKDCFKMECNNRVLKDNAVPSLFTLNLNMKTLEDPFTSEIHFPLSLPLTSDPVAAVMEEPGRSLPDIWGDTVSVSCDHNYTAEDSARQKKRIEQLEGQVGSLKKKLKTLQQKCRRQEIQLKRLKAACVKPKASHELPAAFGEGYVILPKHIYHTLKGREGLVLSV, via the exons ATGGTTCAGACGTGCTCAGCGTACGGTTGTAAGAACCGctacaacaaagacaaagacatttcctTCCACAA GTTTCCTCTGGCCCGTCCAGATGTTTGTGGTAAATGGGTCGCTGCGATGAGGAGGAACAACTTCAAGCCGACAAAGTACAGCAACATCTGCTCGCAGCACTTCACCAAAGACTGCTTCAAGATGGAGTGCAACAACCGAGTGCTGAAAGACAACGCTGTGCCGTCGCTCTTCACCCTCAACCTCAACATGAAG ACTCTGGAGGATCCCTTTACCTCAGAGATCcacttccctctctctcttcctctgacgTCTGACCCCGTGGCGGCGGTGATGGAGGAGCCAGGGAGGAGCCTTCCCGACATCTGGGGCGACACAGTGTCCGTCTCCTGCGACCACAACTACACGGCGGAGGACTCGGCTCGGCAGAAGAAGCGCATCGAGCAGCTGGAGGGGCAGGTGGGGAGtctgaagaagaagctgaagacTTTGCAGCAGAAGTGTCGGCGGCAAGAGATTCAGCTGAAGAGGCTGAAGGCGGCATGCGTGAAGCCAAAGGCGAGCCACGAGCTGCCGGCGGCATTCGGAGAGGGATACGTGATTTTACCCAAACACATTTACCACACACTGAAAGGCAGAGAGGGACTCGTGTTGTCGGTTTGA